The Gloeomargarita lithophora Alchichica-D10 genomic sequence CGCCCGGTTTTTCCCTTCAGTGCCATTGTCGGGCAGGAAGAAATGAAATTAGCCCTATTGCTCAACGTGATTGACCCCAAAATCGGCGGGGTGATGATCATGGGCGACCGGGGCACCGGCAAATCCACCACCATTCGGGCGTTGGTGGATGTCCTACCGGAAATTGCGGTGGTGGCGGGCGACCCGTTTAACTCCGACCCGGAAGACCCGGAATTGATGGCGGAATCAGTGCGCCAAGCCAAGGAACGGGGGGAAACCCTGGCGGTGGTTCAGCAAAAAGTACCGATGGTGGATTTGCCCCTGGGGGCGACGGAAGACCGGGTATGCGGCACGATTGATATTGAAAAAGCCCTCACGGAAGGGGTGCGGGCGTTTGAACCTGGATTGCTGGCACGGGCGAACCGGGGCATTTTGTATGTGGATGAGGTGAATCTGCTGGATGACCATCTGGTGGATGTGTTGTTGGATGCCGCCGCCTCCGGGTGGAATACGGTGGAGCGGGAGGGGATTTCCCTGCGTCACCCGGCGCGGTTTGTGCTGGTGGGTTCGGGCAACCCGGAGGAAGGGGAATTGCGCCCCCAATTATTAGACCGGTTTGGGATGCACGCCGAAATCAGGACGGTGAAAGACCCGGCCTTACGGGTGCAGATTGTCGAGCAACGCACGGCTTTTGACCGGGAACCCTGGGGCTTTTTGGAACAATACGGGGAGCGGCAAACGTCCCTTAAAGGGCAGATTACCCAGGCGCAAACATTGCTTCCCCAGGTGCAAATGGACTACGACCTGCGGGTGGGCATTTCCCAGGTGTGCGCCACCTTGGATGTGGATGGTCTGCGGGGGGATATTGTCACCAACCGGGCGGCCAAAGCCCTAGCGGCCTGGGAGGGGCGTACCCTGGCGACGGTGGGGGATATTCGGCGGGTGGTGGTCTTGTGTCTGCGCCATCGTTTACGCAAAGACCCCTTAGAGCCGGTGGATTCGGGCTATCGGGTACTGCAAGTGGGTCAAGAAGTATTTCAGTGGGAGGGAGCATGAACCGGCGAGGAATTTTACACCTGGGATTATGGGGGGTTACGGCGGCGATCACCACTGTCTTGGGGGGCTTACCAGGGCAGGCGGCCACCAATTTAACCCTGTTTACCGCCCGACCCGGCAGTGTGTACCAACGGGCAGGGCAGGCGTTGCAAAAAGTCCTCCAACCCCAGGGGTTTAATATCACCCTGCAGGAATCCCCCGGTTCCATGTTCAATTTGGAGCAGTTGGCGCAGGGGAAAGGGGATTTGGCCTTTGCCCAGAAGGATGCGTTTATTTTGTTCAAAAATTTGGGTGGCAAGGAACAGGCTTTGGCGAAAAATATCACCGTCATTGGCCCGGTGAATCAGGAATTGGTGCATATTCTCACCCGCCCAGGGGTGCGTTCCCTCAAGGATTTAAGCGGTAAAATGATCGGGGTTGGCCCCCAGGATTCGGGTACCTATGTGAGTGCATTGTTGATGCTGCAAATGGCGGATTTGGATGTGACCCAGGAGCGGTTAATTACCGGGGAAATTCGGTCACAAATTCAGGATTTGCTCGCCGGTAAACTGGATGCCCTGTTTGTCACCAGCGGCTTGGGGTCACCCAGTCTGAAACAGATTCCCGCCAATGCCAAAATTCAACTACTCCCCGTAGGTCAAGATGCCCTCAAGCAAGGGAAAAAAGTCTTTCCTGAGGCGGCGGCACTCTACCGTCCCATCCCGGTTCCCGCCCGTACCTACCCCTGGCAACCCCAGGCGGTGACGGCCTTAGCTACCTATTCTTGTTTGTTCGCCCGTCGTTCCCTCGAACAGCCGGTGGTGTATCGCTTAGCGCAGACATTGTATAAACAGCAGGTAGCACTGCGGCAGGCCGACCCGTTTTGGGCTTTATTCACCCTGGACAAGCAACAAAATCCCTTCATCACCGGGTTGAAC encodes the following:
- the bchI gene encoding magnesium chelatase ATPase subunit I is translated as MPATATRPLTRPVFPFSAIVGQEEMKLALLLNVIDPKIGGVMIMGDRGTGKSTTIRALVDVLPEIAVVAGDPFNSDPEDPELMAESVRQAKERGETLAVVQQKVPMVDLPLGATEDRVCGTIDIEKALTEGVRAFEPGLLARANRGILYVDEVNLLDDHLVDVLLDAAASGWNTVEREGISLRHPARFVLVGSGNPEEGELRPQLLDRFGMHAEIRTVKDPALRVQIVEQRTAFDREPWGFLEQYGERQTSLKGQITQAQTLLPQVQMDYDLRVGISQVCATLDVDGLRGDIVTNRAAKALAAWEGRTLATVGDIRRVVVLCLRHRLRKDPLEPVDSGYRVLQVGQEVFQWEGA
- a CDS encoding TAXI family TRAP transporter solute-binding subunit; this translates as MNRRGILHLGLWGVTAAITTVLGGLPGQAATNLTLFTARPGSVYQRAGQALQKVLQPQGFNITLQESPGSMFNLEQLAQGKGDLAFAQKDAFILFKNLGGKEQALAKNITVIGPVNQELVHILTRPGVRSLKDLSGKMIGVGPQDSGTYVSALLMLQMADLDVTQERLITGEIRSQIQDLLAGKLDALFVTSGLGSPSLKQIPANAKIQLLPVGQDALKQGKKVFPEAAALYRPIPVPARTYPWQPQAVTALATYSCLFARRSLEQPVVYRLAQTLYKQQVALRQADPFWALFTLDKQQNPFITGLNYHPGVRQYLGETQPR